The genomic window TGCTGCTCGACCTGCTGCTCACCGTGCTGATCTGGTACGGCAGCAACGGCGCTCGCGTCACCGTCATGCTCATCGCCGCGGCGAACATCACGATCGCCGCGATCGACTCCGTCACGGGCGACGCCGAGGTGACCATCCGGACGACGTTCATCACCGTGGCGCTCGACATCCTCATCCTGCTGGCCCTGTCGAGCCGCGAGGCCCGGTCGTTCGCCCGCCGCACGCGCGGCTTCGCGCGACCGCGCCGCGACGAGGGCGCCTGACGGGGGCGCCTCAGGCGACGGATGCCGCGTGGCGCGCGCACTGCGCGGGGCCGCACGCCTCGCAGCGCACGAGCTGGCTGCGGCACGCGGCATCCGTGCAGTTCACGGTGCGGTTGGTCGCGCCGCCGCAGCCCTCGCACACGCCGACGACCGCGGCGTGGTCGCTGAAGTCCACCGACCCGCGGCCGTCGAAGACGTAGAGCGAGCCCTCCCACAGGCCGTCGTCGCCGAAGCGCTCGCCGTAGCGGACGATGCCGCCCTCGAGCTGGTACACCTCGCCGAAGCCCCGGCTCGCCATCAGGCTCGAGAGCACCTCGCAGCGGATGCCGCCCGTGCAGTACGTGACGACGGGCCGCCCCTTGAGGTGGTCGTACGCGCCCGAGTCGAGCAGGCCGACGAAGTCGCGCGTGGTCTCGACGGGCGGCACGATCGCGCCGCGGAAGCGCCCGATCGCCGCCTCGAGCGCGTTGCGCCCGTCGAGGAAGACGACCTCGTCGCCGCGGTCCGCGACGAGCTCGTGGAGCGCGTCGGGGTCGAGGCGGGTGCCGCCGCCGACGACGCCGCCGGCGTCGACGCGCAGCTCGCGAGGCGCGCCGAACGAGACGATCTCGTCGCGCACCTTGACGCTGAGCTTCGGGAAGTCGAGGCTCCGGCCGTCGTCGTCGAGCCCGGTGCCCTCGCTCCACTTGAAGTCGATGGCCCTGAATGCCGCGTAATCGCGGGTCTTCCGGACGTAGCGCTTGAGGGAGCGCATCTCGCCGCCGAGGGTGCCGTTCAGCCCGTCCTTCGAGATCAGGATGCGGCCGCGCAGGCCCAGCGACTCGGCGAGGTCGCGCTGCCACAGCCGCACCGCGTCGGGGTCGGCGAGCGGGGTGAACACGTAGAACAGCAGGATCTTGGCGAGCGGCACCCGGCGATCATAGGGCGGGCGTCTGGGCGGATGCCTCGACCGGCTCCCGGGGCTCCGCCGACGCGCCGCCGTCGCTTCGCCGACGCGCCGGCGCGGCTTCGCCGACTCGCGGACCGCGTCCTCGACCAGCCGGAGGCGCGGACGTAGGCTGACCGCGAGAGGCCGACGACCCGATGAGGAGGTTCGACCATGCTCGACGTGGATCCCTACGCTGCGTTGCAGAAGCTGCGGCCGGTCGGCTCGTTCACCGTGACGAGCGAGGACTTCGAGGACGGCGGGCCCCTCGCGCGCCCGCAGTGGAGCGCCGGCGCGGGTGGCGTCGACCGCTCGCCGGAGCTGTCGTGGTCGGGCTTCCCCGAGCGCACGCGCGGCTTCGCCGTGACCTGCCTCGACGTCGACGCGCCGTCCGGTTCGGGATGGTGGCATTGGGCGGTCGCGAACCTGCCCGCCGCCACGACCGCCCTGCCCGCGGGCGCGGGCGCTCCCGGTGCCCCGGGCCTGCCGCACGGAGCGGTGGTGCTGCGCAACGAGGACGGCGACCGCGGCTTCTGCGGCGCGGCGCCGCCCCGCGGCACGGGCGTGCACCGCTACGTCTTCGTGGTGCACGCGCTCGACGCGCCGAGCCTCGACCTGGATCCGGATCTCTCGCCGGCCGGCCTCGGCAATCGCTGCTTCTTCCACGCGCTCGCGCGCGGCATCATCACCGGGACCGCGAACCGCGACTGACCGGGTCGGCTGCCCGGGTCAGCCGTGGCGGCGTCGGCCGAAGAGGAAGTACGCGATCGGCCCGACGTAGTTGACGAGGATGACGGCCGCCCACACGGGCTTCGGGCCGTTCACCTCGTCGGCCGTTCGCCTGGCCAGGTCGGTCCACGCCGTCGCGGCCAGCGCGAGCTGCACGACCGCGCCGACCACGGTGCCGACCTTGCGGCCCGTGCTGAGATCGCTCCACCGCTGCGTCGTCGCCATGCCGTCCTCCTAGTGCTTGTTGCCCGAGAGGGCGAGCACGCCGCCCAGCCCGATCATCATGACGCCGCCCGTGGCGGCGAGGTTCGCCGCGCGCCGCGGCGAGCGCCCGAACCAGTCCCGCGCCCATCCGGCCGCGAGCGCCCACACCGAGTCGCACGCGAGCGCGAGGATGACGAACGCGGTGCCGAGCGTCGCCATCTGGAGCGGGATGCCGCCCGCGTGGAAGTCGACGAACTGGGGGAGCACCGCCACGAAGAACGCGATCGTCTTGGGGTTGGTGACGCCGACGACGAACCCCTCGCCGAGGAGTCGCCAAGGTGAGCGCGGCGCGACCTCGCCCGTGACGGCGGCCGCGGCATCCGCTCGGTGCCGGATCGCCTGCACGCCGAGGTAGACGAGGTAGAGCGCGCCCGCGATCTTGATGCCCGTGAACAGCAGCACCGACTGCGCGACGACCGTGCCCACGCCGAGCGCGACCGCGGCGACCAGCGGGAGCATGCCGAGCGCGTTGCCGAGCACGCTGAGCAGCCCGCCCACGCGGCCGAGTGCGAGCGATCGGCCGATGACGAACAGCACGCTCGGCCCCGGGATGACGATGAGCACCACCGAGGCCAGCAGGAACGCCCAGAGGTTCGATGCGGGGACCACGTCACGATCCTACGCTCGTGCCCTTGTCATTCGATAAGTCGCTATATAACATGTTATGCATGACGGAACAGGACACCGCGACGACCGACGTGGTCGCGACGCTCGGGCACTTGGCGCTCGGCACGCGCCTCAAGCGCCTCGGCGAACGACTGCAGGCCGAGACGACCCGCTTCATCCAGGCGCAGGGCGTCGACCTGCCCTCGAGCTGGTTCCCGCTGCTCGCCGCGCTCGACCGGCGCGAGTCGACCGTGGGCGAACTCGCCGCGGCCCTCGGGGTCAGCCAACCCGGCGTCACGCGCAGCGCGACCAACCTCGCCCGGCTCAGGCTCGTCGAGATCGCCACCGGCGACACCGACCGCCGGCGCCGCACCATCCGGCTCACGCCCGAGGGGGCCGCGCTCGTCGAGCGGGCGCGCGCCGAGCTCTGGCCGCGCATCGACGCGGCCGTCGCCGACGCGTGCGCCGGCCTCGATGGCCCGTTCCTCGACCAGGTCGGCGCGCTCGAGCGCCGCCTCGACGAGGCCCCGATCGACCGCCGCGCCGCCGGGAGCCGGCCGTGACGCGCCATCCGCTCGATCGCCCCGCGTGGGCCGCGCTGGCCGGCGGCCAGCGGAGGTTCGCGGTCGGCGGCGACCTCGCGCTCCGATTCGACCCGCTGGTCGGGCCCTTCGCCGCGGCCGACCGCGACGATGCCGACAGCGCCCAGGCGCTCAGCGCGCTCGCGCGCGAGCACGGCTGGATCGCGCTGCTGCAGGTCGGCCCCGCGCCCGCGCCCCCGGGCACCGTCGAGCGCCTGCGCGGCCCCGGCGTGCAGATGGTGCTCGACCGGCTGGTGCCCGTCGCCGCGCCCGAGGGCGTCGAGATCGTCGAACTGGGCGAGGCCGACGCATCCGCCATGCTCGAGCTCGCCACGCTGACCGAACCGGGCCCGTTCGCGGCGCGGACGTTCGAACTCGGGGGGTTCGTCGGCGTCCGCGACGCCGACGGCACCCTCATCGCCATGGCCGGCGAACGCATGCGGCCGCCCGGGTTCGCCGAGCTCAGCGGGGTCTGCACGCGCCCGGAGCATCGAGGGCGCGGCCTCGCCGCGTCGCTGTCGACCGCGGTCGCGCAGCGCATCCTCGACCGCGGCGAGCAGCCGTTCCTGCACGTGTACGCGCGCAACGCCGGCGCGATCGCCGTCTACCGGCGGCTGGGCTTCGTGCACCGCGCCGACGTGGAGTACGTCGCGCTCGATGCCGCCTGACCCGGCGCGGCGCCGCGGCAGGGCCGGCCCCGCCTACTCCTCCTCGGGCTGCGGGTCGATCCGGGTCGCGAGGCGCACGCGCGTGCCGAACGGGTCGGAGACCATCGCGACGCGCTCGCCCCACGGCGAGTCGTCGGGCGGCTCGATCACGAGGTACCCGGCCGCCTCGAGCGCCGCGGTCGCCTGGTCGACGTCGTCGAGGTAGAACCAGAGCAGCATCCCGGCGCCCTCGCCGGCCGTCGCGTTCTCGGCCAGGCCCAGCCCGAGCTGCGACGCTCCTGCCTGCAGCGTGACGAAGACCGGATCGCCCTCGACGGGGTAGCGGTAGACCACGGCGGTGCCGAGCGCGTCGTGGTAGAACCGCATCGCGGCATCCATGTCGGGCACTTCGACGATGGGGAACCCGGACTCGATCATGCAACCCCTCCCGCCGCCGACGCTACGCCGCGCGAACCGATGACGCTACCGTTGCAGCGTGAGCGACCACATCTCCACGAGCGTGGCCGACGGCGTCGGCCGCATCACGCTCGAGCGCCCCCAGGCGCTGAACGCGCTGAGCTACGAGATGATCCGCGCGCTCACCGCCGTCTTCGACGCGTGGCGGCACGACCCCGAGGTCTCGATGGTCGTGATGGACGGCGCGGGCGAGCGCGGCTTCTGCGCGGGCGGCGACGTGCGCGAACTGTACGGGTACACCACGGCGGGGCACATCGCCGAGGCGCTGCGGTTCTTCCGCGACGAGTACCGGCTGAACTCGGCGATCGCGCACTACCCGAAGCCGGTCGTGGCGATCATGGACGGCATCACGATGGGCGGCGGCATCGGCCTCGCGGGCCACGCATCCATCCGCATCGTGACCGAGCGCTCGCGCGTCGCGATGCCCGAGACGCGCATCGGCTTCACGCCCGACGTCGGCGGCACCTGGCTGCTCGGCCGTGCACCCGGCGAGCTCGGCACGCACCTGGCGCTGAACTCGCGCACCATGGACGCCGCCGACGCCATGCACGCGGGCTTCGCCGACGCGTTCGTGCCGTCCGAGCGGATCCCGCACCTGCTGCAGGCGCTCGAGGAGCGCGCCGACCCCGGCACGCCGTGGGAGATCGTGATGCTCTTCGACGAGACGCCGGGGCCGTCGACGCTCGCCGCCGCGCGACCCTGGGTCGACGCGTGCTACTCGGCGCCGACCGTCGGGGCGATCATCGAGCGGTTGCGCGCCGTCGGCGAGGGCCGGGCGGATGTCGCGGGGCAGTCGGATGCCGCGGCGCACGCCTACGCGGCGGCCGCCGCCGACGAGCTCGAGACCCTCTCGCCGACCGCCCTGACGATCACGCTCGAGGCCGTCCGCCGCGCGCGCACGCTGAAGACCCTCGAGGACGCGCTCGAGCAGGAGTTCCGCGCCGTGTCCTGGTTCATCGGCGAGCACGACCTGCACGAGGGCATCCGCGCGCAGGTCATCGACAAGGACCGCAACCCCACGTGGGACCCGCCGACCCTCGACGACATCCCGCCGACGCTCGCCGCGCGCGTGCTCACCGAGCAGTTGCACGACCCCGTCTGGCCGGAGCGGGCCGGGGACGTCAGCGCGCGGTCCTGACCGCCGCCTCGAGCGCGACCCACGAGAGCATCGCGCACTTGATGCGCATGACGTACTTCGCGACGCCGTGGAACGCGATCGCGTCGCCGAGCACGTCCTCGTCGGGTTCGCCCTCGCCCTTCGAGCGCAGCATGGCGCGGAACGCCTCGGCCGTCTCGAGCGCCTCGTCGATCGAGTGCCCCTGCACGAGGTCGGTGAGCACCGACGCCGAGGCCATCGAGATGCTGCATCCGTCGCCCTGCCAGGCGACCTCGTCGATGCGCTCGTGCGCGGGGTCGAGCCTGACGCGCACCGTGATCTCGTCGCCGCACGTCGGGTTGTACTCGTGGTGCTCGCCGTCGGCGCCCTCGAGCGGGCCGTCGCCGTGGCGCTCCTTCGAGTGGTCGAGGATGATCTGCTGGTAGAGGCCTTCGAGTCCGGCCATCAGGATGCCTCCCTCGCGAGCCCGAAGAACCCGCGCACCTCGCCGAGCGCCGCCACGAACCGGTCGGCCTCGTCGGTGGTCGTGTAGACGTGCGCGCTCGCCCTCGTCGTCGCCGTGATGCCGAGCGCGCGGTGCAGCGGCTGGGCGCAGTGGTGCCCGACCCGCACGACGATGCCGGCCTCGTCGAGGAACTGCCCGACGTCGTGCGCGTGCACGCCGTCGACCGCGACGCTCACGAGCCCCGCGCGGCGCTCGCCCGGCTGCGGGCCCACGATCCGGACGCCCGGGATCGCGGCGACGCCGTCGATGACGCGCTCGGCGAAGGCCTCCTCGTGCGCGGCGACCGACGCCATGCCGAGCCGCTCGAGGTAGCGCACGGCGGCGCCGAGCCCGATCGCCTGCGACACCGCCTGGGTGCCGGCCTCGAAGCGGTGCGGCGCCGGCAGGAAGTGCGCGTCCTCGAGGGTGACCTTCGTGATGGTCGACCCGCCCGTGCGGGCGGGGGGCAGTGCGTCGAGCAGTTCGGCGCGGCCGTAGAGCACGCCGATGCCGTTCGGTCCCAGCATCTTGTGCGCCGAGAACGCCGCGAAGTCGACGCCGTACGCGCCGAAGTCGACCGGGCGGTGGGGCACCGACTGGCACGCGTCGAGCACCACGATCGCGCTGCTCGCGCGTTCGCGCACGAGCGCCGTGATCTCGGCGACCGGCGCGATCAGCCCGGTCACGTTCGACGCCTCGGCGAACGTCACGACGCGCGTGCGCTCGGAGAGCACGGCGGCGAGGTCGTCGATCGTCCAGCACCCGTGCTCGTCGACGCGCACGGGCACGATCCGTGCCCCCGTGCGCTGCGCCACGCGCTGCCACGGCAGCAGGTTGGCATGGTGCTCGGCCTCGGTCAGCACGATCTCGTCGCCCGGCTGCAGCGCGAACCGCGCGGCATCCGCCCCGCCGATGCCGGCGCTCGCGTCGGCGATGCCGAGCGCGACCATGTTCAGCGCATCGGTCGCGTTCTGCGCCCACACGACCTCGCGCTCTCCGGCGCCGACGAAGCGCGCGACGTCGGCGCGCGCCTCCTCGAACAGGCTCGTCGACTCGCCCGTCGCGGCGCTCGCGCCGCGGTGCACCGCGGCGAGGTGGTGCACGAGGTAGTCGCGTTCGGCGTCGAGCACGGCAGCGGGACGCTGCGAGGTCGCGGCGGAATCGAGGTAGGCGGTCGGGCGGGCGGCATCGGTCGACGCGAAGGCGGGGAAGTCGAGGCGGATGTCGCGGACCGGGCGGCCGCCGACGGTGTCGGCGTCGGTGTGGTTCATCACCTCCATCGTCTCACGCGGGATACCCGACGAGGCTGGGAGCGCGGTCGCGGCGGCCCCGCGACATCCGGAACCCCATTCGGTAGCGTGGCCACGTGAAGACCCACCACCTGCGCACCCACCGGAGCGATGAGAACCTGTCGCGCGAGGGCCAGCTGGCCTGGCAGCTCGCGGCCGTCGCCACTGACCCCGTCGAGGTCGACGACGACGTCGTCGACATGGTCGTCAACCGGGTGATCGACAACGCCGCGGTCGCCGCCGCGGCGCTCGCCCGCAAGCCCGTCGTCGCGGCCCGCAGCCAGGCCCTCTCGCACCCCGTGTCCATCGGCGGCGACGGCGCCACCGTCTTCGGGGCGGATGCCGCGCGGCGGACCTCGCCCGAGTGGGCGGCGTGGGCGAACGGGGTCGCCGTGCGCGAGCTCGACTTCCACGACACGTTCCTCGCGGCCGACTACTCGCACCCCGGCGACAACATCCCGCCGATCGTCGCGGTGGCGCAGCACCTCGCCGCGGCGCGCGGGCTCACCGGGCGCGAGCTCGTTCGCGGCATCGCGACCGGGTACGAGATCCAGGTGGACCTCGTGAAGGCCATCTCGCTGCATGCCCACAAGATCGACCACGTCGCGCACCTCGGGCCCTCGGCGGCGGCCGGCATCGGCACCCTCCTGGGCCTCGACCAGGAGACGATCTTTCAGGCCATCGGCCAGGCCCTGCACACGACCACCGCCACGCGACAGTCGCGCAAGGGCGAGATCTCGACGTGGAAGGCCTACGCGCCCGCGTTCGCCGGGAAGATGGCGGTCGAGGCCGTCGACCGCGCGATGCGCGGCGAGACCAGCCCCGTGCCCATCTACGAGGGCGAGGACGGCGTGATCGCCTGGCTGCTCGGCGGCCCCGAGGCGACCTACGAGGTCCCGCTGCCCGACGCTGGCGAGGCCAAGCGCGCCATCCTCGACTCGTACACGAAGGAGCACTCGGCCGAGTACCAGGCGCAGGCGCTCATCGACCTCGCGCGCCGCCTCCACGACGACTACCCGCTGATCCTCGACGACCCAGACCGCGTCGAGTCGATCACGATCCACACCTCGCACCACACGCACAACGTCATCGGCTCGGGCGCGAACGACCCGCAGAAATACGACCCGGATGCCTCGCGCGAGACGCTCGACCACTCGATCCCGTACATCTTCACCGTCGCCCTGCAGGACGGCACGTGGCACCACGTCGACTCGTACGCGCCCGAGCGCGCGCACCGGCCCGACACCGTCGCGCTCTGGCGCAAGGTCGCGACCGTCGAGGACCCGGAGTGGACGCGCCGGTACCACTCGCTCGACATGGGCGAGAAGGCGTTCGGCGGTCGCGTCGTCATCCGGCTCGCCGACGGCAGCGAGATCGTCGAGGAGATCGCCGTCGCGGACGCGCACCCGCTCGGCGCGCGCCCCTTCGGCCGCGAGCAGTACGTGCAGAAGTTCCGCACGCTCGCCGAGTGGGTGCTCGAGCCCGCCGAGATCGAGCGGTTCCTGGATGTCGCGCAGCGCCTGCCCGAGCTCAGCCCCGACGAGCTGCACCAGCTGACGTTCACGGCCGCGCCCGGCGCCCTGAACGGCGTGGAGCCCCCCACCGGCCTGTTCTGACCCCGTGACGACAGTCGTTGCGGGTCCTGCAGGCGTCCGACCCGCAACGACTGTCGTCACGGATGATCCATCGGGAACCAACGGGACCGGATCGGACGAGCCGACCATCCCTTGCGCCGCAGCGTGGCCTCGAGCCGACGAATCAGCCGCTCGGGGCGTTCGAGGTCGGCCTGAGTGACTTCCGTCACGTGATAGCCGAGCGATTCGAGCTCCGATTCGCGGGTCCGATCCCGCCGCCACTGCACGAGGTCGGTGCGATGGTGGTCGCCCTGATACTCCAGCACCTCATCGAACCCCTCGATCAGGAGATCCACCCGGGCCACGAACCGGCCGTCGGGCGCGCGGATCGTCACGTTCGCACGAGGGCTCGGCAGCCCCGCGAGCACCACGATGGCGCGAAGTTCCGATTCCTTGGGCGACTCCGAGGCAGGATCCAGCAGCGCGAGGGCCGCCGCCAGGCGAGCGTGCAGCCGGCGGTCCGGATGGCGCCGTGCCGCTGCCTCGAGGGCCTCGAGCCCGATTCTGCGGATCGCGACATCCCCGGCCGCGACCAGTTCGGGAACGGAGATGGTGCGGGCCAGCTCGCACCAGGTGCGCGCGATCGATGTGATGCGGATGCCGCTGAACTCGGTCAGCTCGGACTCGGCGATCCGCAGGCTCCGGGCCGTGACGCCCCGACGACGCACGGCCCGCGCCGGTGCCGGGATCGCGAGCTCGAGCCGATTCCGCAACGCGAGCGGAACGGGGAGCCCGTGCAGAACCGCCGCGGTGACGCCGGTCGCGAACACGCGCGCATCGAGCACCTCCAGCACCGCTCGGCACCGCTCCAGGTGCGTGTGCTCGTGATGCAGCCGTACTCCCCGGTTGGGCTGGAGCAGGTCGTGGGCGCGGAGCCGCGATGCGCTGACACCTGCCTGCCGTGCGCGGTCGACCGTGAACCCGCCGGTGCGCAGCCCGGGCGGGAGTTCAGCGCGTCGTGTCATCGGACGATGCTCGCGCTCGCGTGTCGCCCCGACGCCTCAGGTCGCCCGTCCCACGGACGCTCTCGGCCGACGCGTCCTTGTGGAGGACGGCCCACCCGCGTCATGCATCCCGTCTGGACAGTCGTTGCGGGTGCGGTCGGCACCGGACCCGCAACGAGTGTCGTCACCGGGCACAGACGCCGTCCACAGCCGCGCGCGGACGGCGGCGGCTCGCTCTAGGCTGGGGGTGCGTTCGCGCGGGGGCGGGCGCCGAATCCCACGAGGAGCACGATGAGCGACCAGACGCCGCAGGGCACCACGGTTCCGGATGCGGCCTTCCAACCGCAGATCTTCAAGGGCCTGGCGGGCGTGCCCGTCGACTACACCGCGA from Agromyces aurantiacus includes these protein-coding regions:
- the trhO gene encoding oxygen-dependent tRNA uridine(34) hydroxylase TrhO, whose translation is MPLAKILLFYVFTPLADPDAVRLWQRDLAESLGLRGRILISKDGLNGTLGGEMRSLKRYVRKTRDYAAFRAIDFKWSEGTGLDDDGRSLDFPKLSVKVRDEIVSFGAPRELRVDAGGVVGGGTRLDPDALHELVADRGDEVVFLDGRNALEAAIGRFRGAIVPPVETTRDFVGLLDSGAYDHLKGRPVVTYCTGGIRCEVLSSLMASRGFGEVYQLEGGIVRYGERFGDDGLWEGSLYVFDGRGSVDFSDHAAVVGVCEGCGGATNRTVNCTDAACRSQLVRCEACGPAQCARHAASVA
- a CDS encoding YbhB/YbcL family Raf kinase inhibitor-like protein; this encodes MLDVDPYAALQKLRPVGSFTVTSEDFEDGGPLARPQWSAGAGGVDRSPELSWSGFPERTRGFAVTCLDVDAPSGSGWWHWAVANLPAATTALPAGAGAPGAPGLPHGAVVLRNEDGDRGFCGAAPPRGTGVHRYVFVVHALDAPSLDLDPDLSPAGLGNRCFFHALARGIITGTANRD
- a CDS encoding PLD nuclease N-terminal domain-containing protein, giving the protein MATTQRWSDLSTGRKVGTVVGAVVQLALAATAWTDLARRTADEVNGPKPVWAAVILVNYVGPIAYFLFGRRRHG
- a CDS encoding LysE family translocator; the encoded protein is MVPASNLWAFLLASVVLIVIPGPSVLFVIGRSLALGRVGGLLSVLGNALGMLPLVAAVALGVGTVVAQSVLLFTGIKIAGALYLVYLGVQAIRHRADAAAAVTGEVAPRSPWRLLGEGFVVGVTNPKTIAFFVAVLPQFVDFHAGGIPLQMATLGTAFVILALACDSVWALAAGWARDWFGRSPRRAANLAATGGVMMIGLGGVLALSGNKH
- a CDS encoding MarR family winged helix-turn-helix transcriptional regulator produces the protein MTEQDTATTDVVATLGHLALGTRLKRLGERLQAETTRFIQAQGVDLPSSWFPLLAALDRRESTVGELAAALGVSQPGVTRSATNLARLRLVEIATGDTDRRRRTIRLTPEGAALVERARAELWPRIDAAVADACAGLDGPFLDQVGALERRLDEAPIDRRAAGSRP
- a CDS encoding GNAT family N-acetyltransferase yields the protein MTRHPLDRPAWAALAGGQRRFAVGGDLALRFDPLVGPFAAADRDDADSAQALSALAREHGWIALLQVGPAPAPPGTVERLRGPGVQMVLDRLVPVAAPEGVEIVELGEADASAMLELATLTEPGPFAARTFELGGFVGVRDADGTLIAMAGERMRPPGFAELSGVCTRPEHRGRGLAASLSTAVAQRILDRGEQPFLHVYARNAGAIAVYRRLGFVHRADVEYVALDAA
- a CDS encoding VOC family protein; protein product: MIESGFPIVEVPDMDAAMRFYHDALGTAVVYRYPVEGDPVFVTLQAGASQLGLGLAENATAGEGAGMLLWFYLDDVDQATAALEAAGYLVIEPPDDSPWGERVAMVSDPFGTRVRLATRIDPQPEEE
- a CDS encoding enoyl-CoA hydratase/isomerase family protein; translated protein: MSDHISTSVADGVGRITLERPQALNALSYEMIRALTAVFDAWRHDPEVSMVVMDGAGERGFCAGGDVRELYGYTTAGHIAEALRFFRDEYRLNSAIAHYPKPVVAIMDGITMGGGIGLAGHASIRIVTERSRVAMPETRIGFTPDVGGTWLLGRAPGELGTHLALNSRTMDAADAMHAGFADAFVPSERIPHLLQALEERADPGTPWEIVMLFDETPGPSTLAAARPWVDACYSAPTVGAIIERLRAVGEGRADVAGQSDAAAHAYAAAAADELETLSPTALTITLEAVRRARTLKTLEDALEQEFRAVSWFIGEHDLHEGIRAQVIDKDRNPTWDPPTLDDIPPTLAARVLTEQLHDPVWPERAGDVSARS
- the sufU gene encoding Fe-S cluster assembly sulfur transfer protein SufU yields the protein MAGLEGLYQQIILDHSKERHGDGPLEGADGEHHEYNPTCGDEITVRVRLDPAHERIDEVAWQGDGCSISMASASVLTDLVQGHSIDEALETAEAFRAMLRSKGEGEPDEDVLGDAIAFHGVAKYVMRIKCAMLSWVALEAAVRTAR
- a CDS encoding aminotransferase class V-fold PLP-dependent enzyme, coding for MNHTDADTVGGRPVRDIRLDFPAFASTDAARPTAYLDSAATSQRPAAVLDAERDYLVHHLAAVHRGASAATGESTSLFEEARADVARFVGAGEREVVWAQNATDALNMVALGIADASAGIGGADAARFALQPGDEIVLTEAEHHANLLPWQRVAQRTGARIVPVRVDEHGCWTIDDLAAVLSERTRVVTFAEASNVTGLIAPVAEITALVRERASSAIVVLDACQSVPHRPVDFGAYGVDFAAFSAHKMLGPNGIGVLYGRAELLDALPPARTGGSTITKVTLEDAHFLPAPHRFEAGTQAVSQAIGLGAAVRYLERLGMASVAAHEEAFAERVIDGVAAIPGVRIVGPQPGERRAGLVSVAVDGVHAHDVGQFLDEAGIVVRVGHHCAQPLHRALGITATTRASAHVYTTTDEADRFVAALGEVRGFFGLAREAS
- a CDS encoding MmgE/PrpD family protein codes for the protein MKTHHLRTHRSDENLSREGQLAWQLAAVATDPVEVDDDVVDMVVNRVIDNAAVAAAALARKPVVAARSQALSHPVSIGGDGATVFGADAARRTSPEWAAWANGVAVRELDFHDTFLAADYSHPGDNIPPIVAVAQHLAAARGLTGRELVRGIATGYEIQVDLVKAISLHAHKIDHVAHLGPSAAAGIGTLLGLDQETIFQAIGQALHTTTATRQSRKGEISTWKAYAPAFAGKMAVEAVDRAMRGETSPVPIYEGEDGVIAWLLGGPEATYEVPLPDAGEAKRAILDSYTKEHSAEYQAQALIDLARRLHDDYPLILDDPDRVESITIHTSHHTHNVIGSGANDPQKYDPDASRETLDHSIPYIFTVALQDGTWHHVDSYAPERAHRPDTVALWRKVATVEDPEWTRRYHSLDMGEKAFGGRVVIRLADGSEIVEEIAVADAHPLGARPFGREQYVQKFRTLAEWVLEPAEIERFLDVAQRLPELSPDELHQLTFTAAPGALNGVEPPTGLF